In Segatella copri, the DNA window TCATTTACAGCATACGATATCAACGGAAAACTCGTTTCTAGTACAGAAATGAGCAGCGCTCCGGTTGCCGTAATCTACACCTGGGCTACCTATAACTATGACAGCCAGGACATGCAACGCGAACTGAAGAGCCGGCAGAAGGAATCGAACGGCAAGCTTAAGCTGATGGCTTTCTGTCTGGATGCCAGCAAGAGCGAATGCAAGAACAACATCAAGCGCGACTCTATCGCATGCCCTATCATCTGCAACGGCGAAATGCTGGAAGACAAGACCTTGAAGAAGTTGGGATTGGGAAACCTTCCTGACAACATCATACTTCAAAATGGTAAAATCATCGCCCGAGGCATGAAAAAGCAAGAGCTTTACAATAAGCTCGACCAACTGCTAAAATAAATACTTTCGAGCTAGTCAAGAACCCATAAAAAGCACGCCTATATGTTAGTAAAGACATATTGTGCAGCAGTTAACGGACTAGAAGTAACTACTGTAACCGTAGAAGTAAGCCTCAACAGAGGCGTCATGTACCACCTCACAGGCTTAGGCGACGAGGCGGTCAAAGAGAGCCGTAACCGAATTTCAGCAGCTCTCCAGTATAGCGGCTTCAAATTTCCGATAGCCGACATCACCATCAATCTGGCTCCAGCTGACCTCCGGAAAGAGGGCAGCAGTTTCGACTTGCCGCTTGCAATCGGACTTCTAGGCGCCAACAACAACATTCCCGAAGATCATCTGAAAGAGTACATGATGGTAGGCGAGCTGAGCCTTGACGGTACGCTCCAACCTATCAAAGGTGCCCTGCCGATAGCTATCAGAGCCAGAGCAGAGCACTTTAAGGGACTGATTGTGCCGGAACAGAACGCTCGGGAAGCGGCTGTCGTAAACAATCTTGAGGTTTACGGCATGAAAACGCTTTTCGAAGTCATACAATTCATGAGTGACAGAAGCAATCCTTCTCCTACAATCGTTGACACCCGCAAGGAATTTTACGAAAACCAGACACATTGTGAATACGATTATGCCGATGTTCGCGGTCAGGAGAACGTGAAAAGAGCGCTCGAAGTGGCTGCGGCTGGCGGACACAACCTGATTATGGTAGGTCCTCCAGGTTCCGGAAAGTCGATGATGGCAAAACGTTTGCCGTCCATTCTTCCTCCCCTCACGCTATCTGAGAGTCTGGAAACAACACAGATTCACTCCATTGCAGGCAAACTGGGCAAGAATGTATCACTCATTTCCCAACGCCCGTTCCGGTCTCCTCACCATACCATCTCTCAAGTGGCTCTGGTAGGCGGTGGAACTTCACCACAACCGGGAGAAATATCGCTCGCCCATAATGGCGTTCTGTTCTGCGATGAACTTCCGGAGTTCAATAAAACCACTCTGGAAGTACTCCGCCAGCCATTGGAAGACCGCCACATCAACATCAGCAGAGCGAAATATTCTACAGATTACCCATGTTCATTCATGTTTGTGGCAAGTATGAACCCTTGTCCATGCGGATATTATGGTGATCCGACACATCGTTGTGTCTGCACGCCAGGCCAGA includes these proteins:
- a CDS encoding YifB family Mg chelatase-like AAA ATPase, coding for MLVKTYCAAVNGLEVTTVTVEVSLNRGVMYHLTGLGDEAVKESRNRISAALQYSGFKFPIADITINLAPADLRKEGSSFDLPLAIGLLGANNNIPEDHLKEYMMVGELSLDGTLQPIKGALPIAIRARAEHFKGLIVPEQNAREAAVVNNLEVYGMKTLFEVIQFMSDRSNPSPTIVDTRKEFYENQTHCEYDYADVRGQENVKRALEVAAAGGHNLIMVGPPGSGKSMMAKRLPSILPPLTLSESLETTQIHSIAGKLGKNVSLISQRPFRSPHHTISQVALVGGGTSPQPGEISLAHNGVLFCDELPEFNKTTLEVLRQPLEDRHINISRAKYSTDYPCSFMFVASMNPCPCGYYGDPTHRCVCTPGQIQRYMNKISGPLLDRIDIQCEISPVPFQDISKAAPGEPSAKIRERVIKAREVQAERFKDYKGIHCNAQMTERMIHQFAEPDEQGIELLRMAMEKLSLSARAYNRILKVARTIADLAGSEQIKPDHIAEAVGYRTLDRGDWAERGHL